From the genome of Glycine max cultivar Williams 82 chromosome 2, Glycine_max_v4.0, whole genome shotgun sequence, one region includes:
- the LOC100803414 gene encoding protein POLLENLESS 3-LIKE 2, translating to MLQEMWNAPPGLRPSKSAPCSPAKPLGVVPRTRSESFHVAHKVPVGDTPYVRAKNVQLVDKDPERAIPLFWAAINAGDRVDSALKDMAIVMKQQNRAEEAIEAIKSLRSRCSDQAQESLDNILLDLYKRCGRLDDQIGLLKHKLYLIQQGLAFNGKRTKTARSQGKKFQVSVEQEATRLLGNLGWALMQQNNYIEAEDAYRRALSIAPDNNKMCNLGICLMKQGRIGEAKETLYRVKPAVMDGPRGSDSHLKAYERAQQMLKDLESEMMNKGVDRIEQSRLFEAFLGSSSIWQPQPCKDHHHTTTLLATTTINSAKIHDEFADENINSNIMLTNHTALPPSKGSNNNNSNKQVGAILGNSLNVAAPPFYASKSSMLREPIENQLFSETLKRTRSGNAAGSMRVVSDVRDANINNKKLHVELGVPVPQNKSRRLSSEDAAEKNKLTDLLPNDDEFEEAILAAILGAPNESDKAYYDTGSTTSRMLRLKVFQDITLSLSPRA from the exons ATGTTGCAGGAGATGTGGAATGCTCCTCCCGGTCTCAGACCCTCCAAGTCTGCACCTTGTTCTCCGGCAAAGCCTCTTGGGGTCGTTCCAAGAACGCGTTCTGAGTCCTTCCACGTGGCTCACAAGGTCCCAGTTGGTGACACTCCTTATGTCAGAGCCAAAAACGTTCAG TTGGTGGATAAGGATCCGGAGAGAGCGATTCCGCTGTTCTGGGCAGCCATTAATGCGGGAGATAGAGTGGACAGTGCTTTGAAAGATATGGCTATTGTTATGAAACAGCAAAATCGGGCCGAAGAAGCCATCGAAGCCATTAAATCGCTTCGAAGTAGATGTTCGGATCAAGCACAAGAATCTCTCGATAACATCCTCTTGGATCTCTACAAG AGATGTGGGAGACTTGATGATCAAATTGGTCTACTGAAGCACAAGTTGTACTTGATTCAACAAGGATTGGCTTTCAATGGAAAGCGAACAAAGACTGCAAGATCTCAAGGAAAGAAGTTTCAAGTCTCTGTGGAGCAAGAAGCCACTAGATTGCTG GGAAACTTGGGATGGGCACTGATGCAACAGAACAATTACATAGAAGCAGAAGACGCCTACCGTCGCGCGCTTTCGATAGCCCCAGATAACAACAAGATGTGCAATCTGGGCATTTGCTTGATGAAGCAAGGGAGAATTGGCGAGGCGAAGGAGACACTGTACCGGGTAAAGCCTGCAGTGATGGATGGCCCTAGAGGCTCAGATTCTCACCTGAAAGCCTATGAAAGGGCACAGCAAATGCTGAAAGACCTTGAGTCTGAGATGATGAACAAGGGAGTTGATAGGATTGAACAAAGCAGGCTCTTTGAGGCCTTTTTGGGTTCTTCATCAATTTGGCAACCACAGCCTTGCAAGGATCACCACCACACCACAACCTTGctggcaacaacaacaataaattcAGCCAAAATTCATGATGAGTTTGCTGATGAGAACATCAATTCCAACATAATGTTAACAAATCACACAGCACTGCCACCATCTAAgggtagcaacaacaacaacagcaacaaacaAGTTGGTGCCATTTTGGGGAACTCACTCAATGTTGCAGCCCCTCCATTCTATGCATCAAAATCATCTATGTTAAGGGAACCAATTGAGAACCAGTTGTTCTCAGAGACCCTTAAGAGAACAAGGTCTGGAAATGCTGCAGGGTCCATGAGAGTGGTGAGTGATGTCAGGGATGCCAACATTAACAACAAGAAGTTGCATGTGGAATTAGGTGTGCCAGTGCCACAGAACAAATCAAGAAGGCTCTCCTCAGAAGATGCTGCTGAGAAGAACAAGTTAACAGACTTGTTGCCCAACGACGAcgaatttgaggaggccattcTTGCTGCAATTTTGGGAGCCCCAAATGAATCAGATAAAGCTTATTATGACACAGGTAGTACCACCTCCAGGATGTTGAGACTTAAGGTTTTTCAGGACATCACATTATCTCTGAGTCCAAGGGCCTGA